The sequence TAATAGACCACATTCATCAGCATCAACACATAGACATTCAATTGCAATTACTGGCACACATAGTAAAGagggtagtggtggtggattaacatcatcaatttcatcatcatcaatttcatcaatgtcatcattatcatcatcaattgataatgattataATGGTTCATCATTGGATGATAGTAATGGTAGTAATGGATTATTTAATCCATTGGCAATTGTTGAAATGTCAATTGAAATGGAGAAAATGAAAGAGGATACTCAATTATTGATTGAAAAGTTTAAAGATGAAATATCAGAGATTACAATTCAATATCAATCAACTCAAGAGGAATTAAATCAATGTCGTCAACAATTGGATCAAATTAAAGAACAGCTTGAACAACAACGTTCACAATTCATTAAAGAACAATCTCTATTAAAAGAGAGTGAACGTAATGCAACACTTGATTCAACTTCAAaagatttgaaaattcaatccCTAATTAGCAAAATTGAGGATTTACGTCTATTGGCCTCACAAGTTATACAATATTTAGAGAGAAAAAGATTATCAGATGATTTTGATATTGGTATTTTTATGGGTTCTCAAGATGGTGCAAATGGTGATTCTGCCAATATGttctctttaatttcaaactCTATCGATCAAGGTACCTATGAAGATGATGTAAACATTGAGGATATTATACGTTATCTATCAGAGGAAGAGGTTTTAACAATGCAAgttaaattacaattacaaaataaagTTCATCAATTGGAAcaaaaaattcaacaattggtGTCTGATTTAAATACAActgaaattaattataatcaatCAATATTACAATGTCAAAAATTTGAATCtgaaaattcattaattaaacgtaaatttaaatcaatgttttcatcttcaaataataataataataataataacagtcCACCATCTTCACCTTCTTCAAAACTATTAATtcaatcatcaaataataataataattttgattcaaatttaaattcatcatcattatcatcatcattaccatcatcaaaTGGTATTGAACAAGATCAACAAGTTGATCATCAAGTTGATCATCAAGTTGAAAATGATCATTTGGttaatgatgaagataataaattattggatgaaaattcaaaacttaaagaaaatgaattaaaattattattagaaataaAGAATCTTAAATTACAATCTGAAAAGAGTAATGATGAAACTTTGAAATGGAAAgatgaattatcaattaaatctgcactttatcaaaatcaaattttaaatcttcaaaatgaaaatcaatcattatcaaataaattaaatgtagagaaacaacaaaaacaatcttcacaatcacaacaaattgaattgtatgtatatatatttattttttaatttttaatattaatatatcaaaactaattttttttttttttattatttttattttctttcctttatttttttttttaaaaaaaaagtgccacaaaattaaatgatttaattaaatcatcagaAGATGATAAAGAATTGTATAGAAATGAAAAGAATCAAATGGAACTTGAAATTGCAAGTTTGAAAGCATCTTTAGATGAAATggatttaaagaataaagaACTTCaagatcaattaatttcaactCAAAGATTAATTGGTGCTAGAAGAGTTGTTAAAATCGTAAGAGGTGGTGCTGATTCTATGAAAACTGCTTTGGCCACAAAGGAAGTTTTTGGTCAATTCACTTTAAGAAAAACTGAAAATAGTAAAAcactttttcaataattaaataaatatatacacatatataataataataataataataataataataataataataataataataataataataataataataataataataataataataataataataataaaaaaataaaaaaataaaaaaaaaaacaaatataagaattaatttattataaaaaaaaaatattaccactactattttaaaaaagtgaaattcaacattattaaaaaaccaaataacAAGAAAGTAAATTTGaaactttaaattcaatgTTGAGTAACTTTtcaccaaaaaataattttcttcccttcatattaatattaaatatttttttttttatcaattttctttttcatgttcgttttatttgaaaattgattcaaccaaaaaaaaaaaaaaaactgataAAAGTAGGTTAccccatttttaaaatctcaaaaatcttttttttttttttttttttttttttttattaattttttttgaaatctgcaaaaaaaaaaaaaaaaaaaaaaaaaaaaaaaaccttaaaatcattaaaaataaaatcaaatgtttCTTTTggaatcaaaaataaaaaaaaaccaacaaaACTATATATTTATGTAACTCTTCATTTCAAAATGAATAGAAAATCCACActaaattttacaaatagCAGCCCAGTTGGTACAAGAAGGAATACTCcctctaataataatagtaataattttaattataataataataatagtaataataataataataataataataatttcaatagtaataataataataattataataataataattttaataataataattttaataacaataacaataataataattataatcataataataataataaccaaagCCAAGTAAgcttaaataataatcatcaaaGAAATACAGGTAATCAAAATCTACAAAATaaccaacaaccacaacagcaaccacaacaacagcaacagcaacagcaacagcaacagcaacagcaacagcaacagcaacaacaacaacaacaacaacaacaacaacaacaacaacaacaacaacaacaacaacaacaacaacaacaacaacaacaacaacaacaacagatacaaaattataattataatagaaTTGATTGGAGATATTTATTAAGTGTTGACattgataatattgtaaAAAGTAATGATGTGGATACATTAAGGTCAGTAATTCAAATACTATTAggaatttcattaattcatATAGAGAATgatcaaaaatttaaaaatttagatgAGGGTATATTAAAGGTTGTCAGATTATCACAACTTGCAATTCAATATTTACAAGATATGAATGATTCATATGAAGatgatttaaaagttttaaatgaGAGTAACTCATTCTATACTCATCAAATTGAACATTTAAAAGCAAAACTTTTACTACAATCTGatgaattatcatttataaatCGTGAAAGAATTTTCGAACTTTCAATTAAAGCTGAAAAATTACAAtatcaattacaacaacaacaattaaatgatcaaaatttaaatattcataataataataataacaatgataaTAGTTCTTTATtccttttaaataataatccaaattcatcaatttatcaaaataattataataaatttaatgctaatgctaataataataataataatacaaataacaacaaacaaattgaaaatggtaataatacgtatcaacaacaacaacaacaacaacaacagcaacagcaacaaccaaataataataataataataccaataacaataatagtaatagtcaAAATGTGATTGCAAATagatcaaataataatgatgtttataataatagtggtggtggtaatttaCAACAAAATGGATCAATACGAAATCATTTAGAAGAGATAGCAATGTTAAATGCaaagaataataaacttGAATCACTATTGGTTTTAGTACAAAACGATTTcataaattataaagaagAACTTTCAGTTAGAGatgaatcaaaatcaaaacaatctGAAAGggaaagaaagaaaataacTCAATTAACAAAGAAATTAGAAACTCAAGCAGAGAAAATTGAAAAGCTTGaggaatttataaattcaaactTTCAAAATCAGCAACAATATGATTATAATGATCAACAAGATTATATAGaccaacaacagcaacaacaattcCTTTTAGATCAACAATATATGTacgaacaacaacaaattgaacaacaacaacaaattgaacaacaacaatttgaaCAACAAatagaacaacaacaaatcgagcaacaacaacaaattgaacaacaacaacaacaattcgaacaacaacaatttgaacaacaacagcaattcgaacaacaacaacaattacaaaaacaacaacagcaacaccAAATACAATTTCAGGGAAGGCAatttgaacaacaacaacaacaacaacaacaacaacaacaacaacaacaacaacaacaacaacaacaacaacaacaacaacaacaacaacaacaactacaacaattccaaccaaaaccaaaaactCCTCAAAAATTTAGATTAAATTCACCCCAACTAAATCAAATCTCACCCCAGAAACAgagacaacaacaaattgaacaacttgaatttcaattacaacaaaGACAGGATCGagaaaatgaagaatatgaccaagaattaataaaagagCAAagtttacaacaacaacaacaacaacaaagaaaTAATGATAGTGAAGATGATGAGTACGATGATGATTATCaaactcaacaacaaaaacaacagcAGTTCAATAAtcatcaaaattttcaaaaacctttaaaattaaatgtaaataataataataataataataataataataataataataataataataataataataataataataataataataataataataataataataataatagtagtagtagtaatagtagtaataataattttagtgGAAAtgatagtagtagtggtagtagcaGCAGTAGTGGAAGTAGTGgaagtagtaataataacaaaaataataaaaataataatagtaataacagtaataataatagcaataacaaCAGTAGTGAATATGAAGATCAAGACCAATTCCAAGATCAATACCATGGTCAAGATCAAGGACAGCTTCAAGATCAAGATCAAGAACAAGGgcaagaacaagaacaagaacaaattgaaaatttaccaGAAAGACAACCTCAAcctatatcattattaaatagacCATATAAATTACAATCATTTACAACTAAACATTCAGATGAATCAATAGAACTCGAAAGAGAgaacattattaatataatgaATCAAAGGTTAACAGAAAAAGGTATTTCCATTGAAAAGGGTATAtctaaaaagaatttatctcaatttttaaatcaattggaaATTGAAAGACAATACGATAGTAATTATTTAGATCAAAAAGAGATGAGGGATTATTTAGAATCTTatgttgatgatttattaGCAAGTCAGCTTTTTAGTattgttgaaaattttaataatcaacaaaataataataataataataataacaacaacagtaataataataataataataataataataatagtaataataataataataataataataataataataataataataataataataataataataataataataataataataataataataataataataataataataataataataataataataataataataataataataataataataaaaataatagaaccaataataaaaatcaagtAAAAATTCCTAAAGAAGAGTCACCATTAAATTTATCTTCAGGAAATACATCTCCAATTGATACACAATTTaatcagcaacaacaacaacaacaacaacaaaaattaaaaaatagaaataaattaattgctCATAAAGATAAAACTGCAAGTTTTGATGTTTCAAGCGATGAAAACATAGATGATCAAgacattttaaataatagttttaattttaataattttaataataatgataataataatattaataataataataataataataatattaataataatattaataataataataataataataataataataataataataataataataataataataataataataataataataataataataataaaaataataattttaatgtaCAATCACAAAACTCATCACCAAattcaccaacaacaccaaagatttattttgaattatcaaaatttaatttaaataatggaaatagtaataataatagttttagtaatctaaatttaaatagtagtaataggtATTTAATTTCACAACAAAATGGATTagacattaataataataataataatattaataataatataaacgaaaatgatcaaaatagtgatgaaaatattattgacgacgatgaaaataattatgatgaagattatttaaatcaagaagaagaatttattgatgaagaaaatgaaaacgaagaaaaataaaaaaatcaataaaataaaaatttgtaGAATTCTTTATATatgtattataaataaataaataaaacttttttattttgtttattattattattattattattataatttaatttttaggGAATAATCCAACAACaccatatttatttaaatcagtTAAAGTTGATAAAAATGCTTCTTTAGTAACAAAAGTTTGTTTGtcaataaaatcttttaataataaaccatttggataagattttaataaattccaAACTGGTTCCCATTCATTTGGAATTTCTAAAGTGTAAACTTGATCATCTTGAATACCaatgaaataaaaagttGGAGTAGTTGAATCTCTAGaatctttaattatttttgaaattttttcattatgaGCTTTAATTTCCctttctaaaatttttttattctttatcattaattCTAATTCCTCGATTTGGAAATCCAAATCCTCTGAAAATGTTTTATGAAGTTGAGCTAacatttgattattaattctaactaaattaaaattttgagATGCAATAACATTGAATTGATCGGTATCCTTATATTCtatattatcatcttcatcacctaattcaattgataaacaaCCAATCCAATTCTCTATTGGATTctcttcaaaattattttgactTAATTCTAATACTTTATCttctaaatcaattaataatttataaattggattatttaaaccaattataatatcattatcattagtATCAGTGGTGGTATTATTATCAGTAGTATTATTAGAAGATTGAATAAACATTGAAAATCTTTGTGATAATGATTctcttaaataaatatattttgaatttgcaAATTTAGTAATTAAATCATCTAAgctattaatattttttaatttcccaTCAAAAGTATcgaataaaatattatcttttgaagaatttttaattgaaaattctaATAAAGACATTGTCGCAGGTATACATGAATGTAAACCATCAGTTAATTGTGAAATAGAGATTGAAgtttttgattgatttaattcattactactactagtggctactaataatttatttgaatttaataaaccattTGAAAGAATTTGTGgtgataaatattttttagattCTTGAATGAAATCAGATGTTGAACGTTTTTGTAAAGTTTTACATAAATGTGCTAATTTTCTTAAATCAGATTCTTCATGACGTTTTGCATCAGGTGATGTATTAAAAACTTGATAAACTTTAAATTGTCTAAATGCTTCACGTTGTAATaaatccaattttaatttatattcaaaTTGACGATTACCATTAATGGTTGTTGTCGATGTTGGATCAAATTCAAtggtttcaaataataaagtatctaataatttctctaaaaattgtttataatCTTCATTTGATGTGAAATAATCTTGAttctcttttaattgttgaaagAATAATATAAATGGATCAGATGTAATTCTAAAATGATGACCTTTCATATAGATAAGACTATCAactattgaattattaataatctttttaaaatctccACCATTTTCAActtcaataatattttctgatgagttattattattattactactatttaaagttttaaaaatatttaaatctgttgaattaatttcatttgaaatgaatttaattgattctaaaaattgattaatgattattgaattatcattatcattatcattatttaaattgattttatctAAAATATGTAATTGAAGTTGTggtattaattgatttaattttgaagatGAAAACATTTCCCAATTGGTTAGTTCTTTATTCCAAACGAATTTAGATAATCTACTAACCAATTGATATGATTGACTATTGGTTGACATTGATTCATATGGATTAAATGAAACGAATAATTCATCTTGTCTAAATGTATCAATTCTTGGTTGAATCTCTAATTGACTCATTTCCCATTTTGTACTATTTGACATTTGTTGATCGaaatgttgttgttcttgttgttgttctctTATAATTTCCATCTCTCTTTCAATTGACATTGATTTCTTATTGTTATTGTCTTCTAAAAATggtgatttctttttattagcACCACCACTTgttaatgaatcaatttcttGACTTTGTAATTTATAAACtaaatcttttcttttttgtctCTCATAATCATCAGTTGGattaatttgttttcttAATTCATGATGATAGAATGAAATACCTTGATTGGCTGCTAATAAATAAGCTCTTAATGTAAATGGTgattttgtaatattatactttaaattatcacttgttaaatttaatgttTTCGATAAATCTTTCATTAATTCTTCACCTCTTTCTTTTAGTAATTGATTGGTTTCATCTTtaagttgatttaatttctttttaatactatcattatttaatgaatataATTCTTTTCTATCTTTTATATCTAAACCTTTAATCTTATAAATTTcacttgtttttttttttaatattgtacTTGATGaactataataatttttaaattttatatattttgaaacattatttattattattgttttattcattgttgtttttttttttttttttccaatcaatattgaaaaataaaaaaaaaaaaaaaataaaaaataaaaaaaaaatgaaatgaaagACAAGTGATTTGTGTTTGTAAAAATTTCCTCGTTTACacgaaaatgaaattattttattttttattttttttgttggataattttattattttttatttttattttttatttttattttttttttaaatcaaaacatatgttaataataataataatttttcattatgcTGTTTTTCTTcacaaattcttttttttatttttttatttctttaatattattttactaGTAAAGAAATATAAATAGCGTTAGAATGaaaattttggaaatttttacaaaaaacaccccaaaatatcattttaatatttaatttaaatttttatttgttctttatctttaaaaaaaaaaaaaaactcttcAAAGCATTggtaaatataaatacttACTAGTTTTGTTAATAGATAATTTTAACAAATGAGGTTTATTATATCTATTgatatctttttaaaaaaaaattttttttttttttgggggtaaaatttaaaaaatatatgaaattattaaaaaaaaaaaaacatttttattttttaataaatttaaaaaaaaaaaaaaaaaaaaacatttttatttttttaataaagttaataaatttgaaaaaaaaaaaaaaatggaaaataataaaccttATAAGTTTATAGACagaaatttaaatatcattaaaaaaagtggtagttatgaaaatatttataaatcatttaaatatgaaataccagaatattttaatattggttTAGAAGTTTGTGATTATTATGCAAATGATcctaataaaatgaataatattgCAATTAAACATATTTATGATACTGAtgataaacaaattttaaaagagtatgtaattaaaaaaaatattaataatttaattaaaataaaataaaataaaataaaataaaaaaaaaaaaaggacaaattctaaaaaaaataaaattctatttttaaattattaaaaaaaaaaaaaaaaaaaaataaaaaaaaaaaaaaaaaattaggtatacatttaaagaaattaaaattaaatcaaatcaattggcaaataaatttaaagaaattggtttaaataaaaaaggtgaAGTTGTTGGTGTTTTTTTAACACAAGGAATTGAATGTGCTTTATCACATATTACAATATTAAGAAGTGGTTttattggattattattatcagtttTATTTGGACCAGAAGCTTTAGAATATagaatttcatcatcatcagctTCATGTGTTATCACTGATTTAGATAATATTCATAAACTATTAAAAGTAGTTCCAAATTTACCAAgtttaaagaaaattattgtatttggtgataatttaaattcaattaattattcaaaacataaaaatattgttgaattgtaataattagtatatttatatatatattatttttaattttaaaatttcacaaTACATACTaatcaatataaatatatattattttaatttaactttagatggaatgaaaatatttgtaataattattcaaaagaatttgaaccaattataaccaaatcaaatgaaccagcatatttaatatatacatCAGGTACAACTGGGTTGCCAAAAGGATGTTTACATGCACATAGAGtattaattggtaataatgttGGATTACAATTCACATTGAATCTATTCCCTCAAAATACAGTATCAGTAACAGAGAATTGTTATTATTCACCCGCTGATTGGGCATGGATTGGTGGATTATTAGTAGTGTTTTTACCATCATTATATTTTGGTGTACCTTTGTTAGCATATAAATCAAAAGGTCCATTTGAtgcaaagaaattattaacacTAGTGAAAACTCATAATGTAACAATGTCATTCTTACCACCATCTgcattgaaaatgataaagtttcaaaaggatcaattaaaagatcataaaattaataatatgttGGCAATCAATAGTGGTGGTGAAAGTTTAGGTGAGAATTTATTAGTTTGGTCAAAAGATCAATTTGGTGTTGAAGTTGCTGAATTTATTGGGCAGAGTGAAGGAAACTTCATTACTGGTAATTGTTTAGATTTATTCCCTCCAAAGAATGGATCAATGGGTAAACCAATACCAGGGAGCAATGTCAgaatattaaatgataatggtgaGCGAGTACCTCACGATGAAGTTGGTTATTTATGTATAGAATTTACAGGTGATAATGCAAATCAATTCTTAGGTTATTGGAATGACCCTAGTTCAACAGAGAAAAGAATGATTTTCTCAAAAGAAAGTGGTACCAAATGGATAAAAACTGGTGACCTTGCAAAAGAGGATAGTGATGGCTACTTTTGGTATATTGGTAGAGATGATGATGTTATTAATTCAAGTGGTTATCGTATTGGtccaaatgaaattgaaggtTGCCTACTAAAACatccattaattttaaatgttgcTGTTATTGGTATACCTGATGAAATTCGTGGTGAAGTTGTAAAAGCatatattgttttaaatcaatCAGTAACACCTTCACAAgagataaaaaaagaaattcaaaattatgtTAAAACTCAATTATCAGCTCATCAATATCCAAgagaaattgaatttataaatccaAATGAAATGCCAATCACAACAACTGGTAAAATTATGAGAAATTCATTAAGGCAATTACATAAAAtgaaaagtaataataaatcaaaaatttaaaaaaaaaaaaaaagaaatttctttatctatttttttttttttttttttttttttttttattgtgcGGATTAGCCAAATctaacattttttaatttttttttttaaatttttcaaatcaaacacttttttttttttttttttttttttttttatttgtttttttttttttattattattttttttttattatttttcttttttcacctttttctttggtattgatttctttttttttcagaccAGAAGTTTAGGCTTTGGCGATAAAATCCAATGAACAgttctttgtttttaattagaGAATTATCGATGGTGTCAATAATCTCATCAAGGAAGGACCCATGGGAATTACGTTCTCGGTAGAAATGGTTCTTGATATAGCCAAAGAAACGCTCAATGGGATTCAACTCTGGAGAATAGGAAGGAAGAAATATCAATTGAACCGAATATTGattaaacaattcaaatagtGCATTTAAAGCTTCGATACCACCGTGAATTGGAGCATTGTCCATTACCAATAATGAACCAGGCTTGCAAAATCCACTTTCCAAAAGTTCTCTAACATATTGAAAGAAGTCTTCAGTATTATTGGTTTTATCACGGATTTTATACAAACAATCATCCAAACTGATGGTGAAAAACACATTGTAGGTCTCAGAAATGCTGGTGCTATTGGTAACATAAACCGGCTCTCCAATCGGTCCAACAGCTTTAGATCTCCttaattctaataaaaaaccttattagttttaattatttattttgtaataaaaaaaaaaaaaaaaaaaaaaaaaaaaaaaaaaaaaaaaaaaaagaaaaaaaaattaataaatataattaccTTATAATGTTAATAGTGGAATTCAGAATAGATGGAAAGAAagacaattatttaattaaaaatattttttaaaaaaaaaaaaaaaaaaattagtataaatatttatattcaatctaaaataataaaatataatacctctagaagaaaaataaatttttttccaatcagtattgtaaattattgtattaaaataaaataattttaataaattttcaattttgtatttattttcctaaaaaaaaaaaaaaaaaattaacaaatagttagttatttaatatattaaaacttttttactTACTTGTTTATAGGTTGGAGAGTGGTAATTCCATTTCAATTCTTTGAATATTGAACATATCCTCGATTTGTTGacctttttataaaaaataattgagtTGATTTCTGGTCAAACCATATTCACGAGCAGCTCTACTTATATTACCGATTCTAACCCCATATTCTAATGCATTGTATATTCTCTCAGTATGCTCAATTAAGTGAGTTAAACTTCTTTTAGGTTTcattatattgttattactattattactactatattgctattgctatcactattgttactattattactactatattgctattactattattactattactactata comes from Dictyostelium discoideum AX4 chromosome 2 chromosome, whole genome shotgun sequence and encodes:
- the kif5 gene encoding kinesin family member 5, with the translated sequence MATSCNIRVMCRFRPLNEREKALKENQTCVTFPDETQVIVSGQPFTFDRVFTPESTQKEVFESVKDTIHDVLLGYNGTLLAYGQTGSGKTFTMGSAAAESDFENVEQLGIIPRGNHLIFNTIAEESDGNAEFTIKCSYLEIYMENIQDLLNPKNNKQLKIRESKSQGIYVEGLTEEYVASEEDIMELIQVGESSRSVAKTNMNQRSSRSHSILIIAIEQKSSDGSKKRGKLNLVDLAGSEKVSKTGAEGIVLEQAKKINQSLSLLGNCIHALTDSKREHIPFRDSKLTRLLQDSLGGNTKTTLLVTASPHFNNVDETISTLKFGARAKSIKNNVKVNQEKSAAELQIIVNALTKELSILKVYSISLENLVNYFKSSSYQPGNPIPKELEPNKQNLLLLQQQSNSSSGGGGSGSSGGSSNGSLMMKPRSTTPTPPSINRPHSSASTHRHSIAITGTHSKEGSGGGLTSSISSSSISSMSSLSSSIDNDYNGSSLDDSNGSNGLFNPLAIVEMSIEMEKMKEDTQLLIEKFKDEISEITIQYQSTQEELNQCRQQLDQIKEQLEQQRSQFIKEQSLLKESERNATLDSTSKDLKIQSLISKIEDLRLLASQVIQYLERKRLSDDFDIGIFMGSQDGANGDSANMFSLISNSIDQGTYEDDVNIEDIIRYLSEEEVLTMQVKLQLQNKVHQLEQKIQQLVSDLNTTEINYNQSILQCQKFESENSLIKRKFKSMFSSSNNNNNNNNSPPSSPSSKLLIQSSNNNNNFDSNLNSSSLSSSLPSSNGIEQDQQVDHQVDHQVENDHLVNDEDNKLLDENSKLKENELKLLLEIKNLKLQSEKSNDETLKWKDELSIKSALYQNQILNLQNENQSLSNKLNVEKQQKQSSQSQQIEFATKLNDLIKSSEDDKELYRNEKNQMELEIASLKASLDEMDLKNKELQDQLISTQRLIGARRVVKIVRGGADSMKTALATKEVFGQFTLRKTENSKTLFQ
- the torA gene encoding hypothetical protein produces the protein MNKTIIINNVSKYIKFKNYYSSSSTILKKKTSEIYKIKGLDIKDRKELYSLNNDSIKKKLNQLKDETNQLLKERGEELMKDLSKTLNLTSDNLKYNITKSPFTLRAYLLAANQGISFYHHELRKQINPTDDYERQKRKDLVYKLQSQEIDSLTSGGANKKKSPFLEDNNNKKSMSIEREMEIIREQQQEQQHFDQQMSNSTKWEMSQLEIQPRIDTFRQDELFVSFNPYESMSTNSQSYQLVSRLSKFVWNKELTNWEMFSSSKLNQLIPQLQLHILDKINLNNDNDNDNSIIINQFLESIKFISNEINSTDLNIFKTLNSSNNNNNSSENIIEVENGGDFKKIINNSIVDSLIYMKGHHFRITSDPFILFFQQLKENQDYFTSNEDYKQFLEKLLDTLLFETIEFDPTSTTTINGNRQFEYKLKLDLLQREAFRQFKVYQVFNTSPDAKRHEESDLRKLAHLCKTLQKRSTSDFIQESKKYLSPQILSNGLLNSNKLLVATSSSNELNQSKTSISISQLTDGLHSCIPATMSLLEFSIKNSSKDNILFDTFDGKLKNINSLDDLITKFANSKYIYLRESLSQRFSMFIQSSNNTTDNNTTTDTNDNDIIIGLNNPIYKLLIDLEDKVLELSQNNFEENPIENWIGCLSIELGDEDDNIEYKDTDQFNVIASQNFNLVRINNQMLAQLHKTFSEDLDFQIEELELMIKNKKILEREIKAHNEKISKIIKDSRDSTTPTFYFIGIQDDQVYTLEIPNEWEPVWNLLKSYPNGLLLKDFIDKQTFVTKEAFLSTLTDLNKYGVVGLFPKN
- a CDS encoding AMP-dependent synthetase and ligase domain-containing protein; amino-acid sequence: MENNKPYKFIDRNLNIIKKSGSYENIYKSFKYEIPEYFNIGLEVCDYYANDPNKMNNIAIKHIYDTDDKQILKEYTFKEIKIKSNQLANKFKEIGLNKKGEVVGVFLTQGIECALSHITILRSGFIGLLLSVLFGPEALEYRISSSSASCVITDLDNIHKLLKVVPNLPSLKKIIVFGDNLNSINYSKHKNIVELWNENICNNYSKEFEPIITKSNEPAYLIYTSGTTGLPKGCLHAHRVLIGNNVGLQFTLNLFPQNTVSVTENCYYSPADWAWIGGLLVVFLPSLYFGVPLLAYKSKGPFDAKKLLTLVKTHNVTMSFLPPSALKMIKFQKDQLKDHKINNMLAINSGGESLGENLLVWSKDQFGVEVAEFIGQSEGNFITGNCLDLFPPKNGSMGKPIPGSNVRILNDNGERVPHDEVGYLCIEFTGDNANQFLGYWNDPSSTEKRMIFSKESGTKWIKTGDLAKEDSDGYFWYIGRDDDVINSSGYRIGPNEIEGCLLKHPLILNVAVIGIPDEIRGEVVKAYIVLNQSVTPSQEIKKEIQNYVKTQLSAHQYPREIEFINPNEMPITTTGKIMRNSLRQLHKMKSNNKSKI